In the Desulfosporosinus acidiphilus SJ4 genome, ACGTTTTTTGCAAAGGCGCAGGACCAAGAGCGCAAATGGTATATCATTGACGCCGCAGGTATTCCCTTGGGTCGTATTGCTACAGAAGCAGCACGTCTCCTGAGAGGTAAACATAAACCGACCTTTACCCCGAACGTTGATACCGGGGATCACGTTATCATTATTAATGCTGAGAAATTATTACTTACGGGTAATAAATTAAATGCTAAAGTTTATCGTCGTCACTCTGGGTTTCCCGGTGGATTGAAAGAAATCCCCTACAAAAAATTAATGAAAACCATGCCTGAACGTGCTATGGAACATGCTGTCAAGGGAATGCTTCCTCATAACAAGTTGGGCGCCCAGATGTACACCAAACTGAAAGTGTACAAGGGGGAAACACATCCCCATCAAGCTCAACAACCTGAAGTCTGGACAATACAGTAGGTTTAGGAAGGAGGAAGATTAAACATGGCAACTCAATTACAATATGCTGCAACAGGACGTCGTAAGAACGCAATCGCACGCGTTCGTCTTATTCCCGGTGAAGGAAAATTTATTATTAATCAACGGGAAGTATCGGAATACTTCGGTAAGAAAACTTTAGAAATGATTGTACAACAACCCTTTAATATAACGGATACCCTCTCCAAATATGATGTTATCGCACTTGCTCACGGAGGCGGAACTACCGGTCAAGCGGGAGCTATTCGTCTCGGGATTGCCCGCGCATTGCTGAAAGCAGATGCAAGTCTACGTCCAAGTTTAAAACGCGCTGGTTTCTTGACCCGTGACCCAAGAATGAAGGAACGTCGTAAATACGGCTTGAAGAAAGCTCGTAAAGCTCCTCAGTTCTCTAAACGTTAATTATCGGAAAACGTCAAATCCCCGACCATGCGTGGTTCGGGGATTTTTTAGGTTTACACATTCTTTTCGTCGATGTTTTTAAGCGTAAGTTTACCAGGCATAGACACAAGCCTTTGTGATAATGAAAAGATAGATGAATCTTTCCCTAAAAAGTCAGGGGATGTTATTGGATAAAACGAAGAAAATCCGGTCACGTACAAGACGGCCGGACTTATGAGGAGATATCAGAATTTAGACAGCGATGTCCCGCTGTATGTGACTGCAAAGCATCAACGCAGCCACCTCAGGAGTTTCACCATAGGATACGAACTCTTTATCGTTTATGTACTTCGATGCTCGCCATGGTTGTAAGTTGTTGTTTTCCTCATCAAATTCAACAAAACATTCGAAATCGCCAACATCTTTATTAAAGCTAAATGATTGCAGTGCCATATGTTCGCTCCCCTTTAAGTTCTTACTTTATTATATACCTAATAGGACTAATGGTCAAAAGTTATAGGACTTTAGCACTAGAAGAAGATTAAAGGTGTAAATTATGTATCATTTTGGCATAAGGCTTATATAATAGGGGTTCCCATTCTCACCAGTGCGATGGACGGCTTTCCCTACTGCGCTGTATTTTTGGTTTTGGGGTACAAGCAAAGCGAATATTTTCCACCCTCTTCCCATATTGTAGTGACGAATAGTGGGGAGGGTGAAAAGATGAAACGGATTAGAGTTGTTACATTTCAATCTCGAAAGGTCCTGAGCATAGGCGGTGTTGTGTTGGCTTGTCTGATTCTCGCTGCGGCATGGAAATTGGAGAGCGGTGACCAAAAAATATGGAGCTGGGTTTTGGGTAATAAAGTAGTAGTTATTGATGCGGGTCATGGTGGTGTCGATCCCGGAGCTGTAGGAAAGAACAAGGTTCTGGAAAAGGACATCACCCTGGCAGTAGCAAAGCGTCTGCAAGCTCATATCCAGCAAAGCGGTGCCAAGGCAATTATGGTTCGCGATGAGGACGAGGATTTAGGCACTTCCCAAGGGCTATTAAAGCGGAAGCGAGAGGATTTAAGCCAGCGAATTAAACTGGCAATGGAAGCTCAAGCCGACGTATATATCAGCATTCACGCCAATAGTTTTCCGAATGAAAAGTTGACTGGGGCACAAATATTCTATAATTCCGATTCTCCTGAAGGGAAGTTATTAGCACAATCTATCCAAGAAAAACTAAATTTAATAACCAACGGCAAAAGAGTTATAAAAGCTAATAACGAGATCTATGTTCTGAAAAAGGCGCATCAAGCAGCAGTAACTGTAGAAGTAGGTTTTTTATCGAATCCCTCTGAAGAACAATTGTTAACAAAACCGGAGTATCAGGAGAAATTAGCAGTGGCGATTTATCAAGGGTTAGATGATTACTTTAGCAAACCAGCAGTCAAGAATTAATGAGTTCTCCCACTGAAGCCCTGAGGTTCAGTTTTAGCGGAACTAGTTCACTCCGTATGAACGTTAGCAGTTAATATTCCCTTCGACTTTATACTGGAAATATGAGAATTGAGAAAAGGCTGTTATGTAGACTGAAGTATCTGTTATCTCGGCAAGTATCAGAATATTCGTTGCAAGATAAAAGGATTGTGGGTAAAATATAGAAAGAGAAGGAATTTGATCAACAGCCGATAGAAGCTCAAGCTCAACATGAAACTTTTAGATCCCAAGAACAAAATAGAAGCATTTGTAAAGAAAAAAATGAATTCCAAACTGCAAAAAATGGAAGAGAGATGGGATGTGCATGGATGCCATAAAAGCTTTTTATAAAGATCAGGCAAAGCATCTGCACAGCGAAGTATGGGAACTTGCTCGTCAGATCGGGGAGAACCCGGAACTCGGATATAAAGAATATTTTGCTTCAGAGGTGTTAAGCAATTTTCTCAAGAAACATAAGTTTGAAGTTACTTCGGGGATCGCGGGAGTAGAAACTGCTTTTTTAGCCCATTATAAGAGCACACTTCCAGGGCCAAAGATCGCTTTTCTGGCAGAATATGATGCCCTTCCAGGTGTAGGCCACGGCTGCGGACATAATTTAATTGGTGCAGCCAGTGCCGGAGCGGCAGTAGTACTAAGTAAAAGTTTAGAGTTACCGGGAGAGATCATTGTTGTTGGCAGTCCGGCGGAAGAAACCAGTGGGGCAAAGGTAACTTTAGTTGAAGAGGGAATTTTTAAAGGTATTGATGCCGCCATAATGTTTCACCCGGGGAGTCAAAATGTTCCTGTCATTTCCAGCTTGGCTTTGGATGCTTTGGAATTTACCTTTCATGGCAGAGCAGCCCATGCAGTAGCAGCTTCATATTTTGGAATTAATGCCCTCGATGCAGTGATCAATTTCTTTGTGGGGATCAATTCTTTAAAGAAG is a window encoding:
- the rpsI gene encoding 30S ribosomal protein S9, coding for MATQLQYAATGRRKNAIARVRLIPGEGKFIINQREVSEYFGKKTLEMIVQQPFNITDTLSKYDVIALAHGGGTTGQAGAIRLGIARALLKADASLRPSLKRAGFLTRDPRMKERRKYGLKKARKAPQFSKR
- the cwlD gene encoding N-acetylmuramoyl-L-alanine amidase CwlD, whose translation is MKRIRVVTFQSRKVLSIGGVVLACLILAAAWKLESGDQKIWSWVLGNKVVVIDAGHGGVDPGAVGKNKVLEKDITLAVAKRLQAHIQQSGAKAIMVRDEDEDLGTSQGLLKRKREDLSQRIKLAMEAQADVYISIHANSFPNEKLTGAQIFYNSDSPEGKLLAQSIQEKLNLITNGKRVIKANNEIYVLKKAHQAAVTVEVGFLSNPSEEQLLTKPEYQEKLAVAIYQGLDDYFSKPAVKN
- the rplM gene encoding 50S ribosomal protein L13 → MTTFFAKAQDQERKWYIIDAAGIPLGRIATEAARLLRGKHKPTFTPNVDTGDHVIIINAEKLLLTGNKLNAKVYRRHSGFPGGLKEIPYKKLMKTMPERAMEHAVKGMLPHNKLGAQMYTKLKVYKGETHPHQAQQPEVWTIQ
- a CDS encoding M20 family metallopeptidase, with product MDAIKAFYKDQAKHLHSEVWELARQIGENPELGYKEYFASEVLSNFLKKHKFEVTSGIAGVETAFLAHYKSTLPGPKIAFLAEYDALPGVGHGCGHNLIGAASAGAAVVLSKSLELPGEIIVVGSPAEETSGAKVTLVEEGIFKGIDAAIMFHPGSQNVPVISSLALDALEFTFHGRAAHAVAASYFGINALDAVINFFVGINSLKKQIPQDMKINGVITEGGTVPNIIPDRAVARFYLRARKRRELDDLREQVIRCAEGAAAMVSAKMTWKKFEFSYDEMHTNLTLADCFTRNLRELGIQHIAPPQTAMGSVDMGNVSRAVPAIHPYLALGSGTEIPHTKEFAKAALSSEGGKLLMLAMQILAFTGSDVLRDKKLLQQIKKEFRSSR